The nucleotide window GGAGCGCAACGCCGAGATCCGACGGCAGCGACTCGCCCCCGCCGATGTGATCGCACTCGACAAGCCGGACCCCTCCGGCGGCGGCGACGCCGACGGCACTGTGTGCGCCGGGGCTCCACAGGCGTCGTGCGAAGGGGGCCGCCAGGAGGCGCGGACGGACGACCGCCTGTTCGCGTCGTGCATTGCCGGGCGGCGCGACTTCCACGTCGACCCTTACGGGCAACTGAGCTTCTGCAGCTTCGTCAAGGACCCGGCCCTGCGCTACGATCTCCGGCGGGGGACAGTGCGCGAGGCGTGGGAAGTGTTCGTGCCCGGTGTGGCCGAGCGCGCACGGGGCGGGTCCGAGTACGTGGAGCACTGCGCCACCTGCGCACTGCGCAGCGAATGCCGCTACTGTCCGGTCTACGGCTACCTCGAGCGCCGGCGTCCCGCGGCGCCCGTGGAGTACCTGTGCGGCGTGGCGCGGGAGAGCCGGCGATTCAAACAGGACTGGCGCGCCAACCATCGCCGTTACTACCGGGTCGGGGGTCTCACGGTGCAGGTGGACGCCGACCTGCCTTTCGCCGCAGACACCTTTGCGTCCAATGTCGAGGCCTTCCGGGTCGACGGACCGGGGGAGGACAACATCGTCATCCGTCACCACTTTTCCTTGCCGTCGCTCGATCCCGCGAAACTCGGGGTCGAGGTGTACCGTCAGCCGCCGTGGGCGATCTATCGAAAGGGCGGGGCGTGGATCTACGTGGGCATTTCCCCGGCGGGCGGCGGCGCACCTCCACATCGAGTGGCGGTTTTCGACCGCGATCACGGCCGGGGCCGCATCTACTCCCCGGACGGGGAGAACTTCCGCAAGGGCGGCCTGCACGCGCTGACGCTGCTCCCCACCGACCAGATCCTCTTGTCGCGCGTGTTGGCTGACCGCGACGGCTGTTTCCTGCATTCCAGCGGAGCGATCGTTAACGGCCAGGGACTGCTCTTCGTCGGGCATTCGGGCGCGGGCAAATCGACGATGGTCAAGCTGCTGCAAGCCAGTGCGCGCAATGCAGAAGGGCAGGGCGGAGGAGTGGGTGCCGAAATCCTCTGTGACGATCGGAACATCGTTCGGCGCTATCCGGACGGCTTCCGGGTTTTCGGCAGTTGGAGTCACGGTGAGGTGCCGGCCGTCTCTACTCGCTCGGCGCCGCTGCGCGCCATCCTGTTTCTGGAGCAAGCCTCCGAGAACCGCGCCGAGCCGGTGCAGGATCGTCGCGACATCGCGCGCCGCCTGTTGGCCTGCCTGATCAAGCCGCTGCAGACTGCCGATTGGTGGAACAAGACGATGCTCCTGGTGGAGGCCATGGCGCGGCAGGTGCCGTGCTACCGGTTGAGGTTCGATCGCAGCGGGCAGGTTGTGGCGCTCCTCGACGAGATGACCGGCCGGGAAATCCGCGGCGTGGAGGACGTTGCGTGACGGCTTATGCGGTGGTCCGCCGCGACGGCGAGGGGGCGCTGTGGGAGGGCAAGCCTAAGCCTCCGGGGCGCCTCGACGTGGAGCTGACCGAGCGCTGCAACTTGAGCTGCATCCACTGTTACATCAACCGGCCGGCGGGCGACCGCGAGGCGCGGGTCCGCGAGATGAGTACCGAGCGGGTGCAGGCGGTTCTTCGCGAAACGGCCGCGCTCGGGTGCTTCACGGTACGCTTTACGGGCGGCGAGCCGCTGCTGCGCGAGGACTTCGCCGAGCTGTACAGGTTTGCCCGCCGCCTGGGGCTGCGGGTGCTGGTGTTCACCAACGCCACCCTGATCACGCCGGAGATTGCCGATCTTTTCGCCCGGGTGCCTCCGCTCGAAAAGATAGAGATCACTGTCTACGGGATGAGTCCGGAGAGCTATGCGGCAGTTACCGGGGTGAGCACCGCGTATCGGGCCGCTCGGCGCGGCATCGCGTTACTGCTGGAGCGCCGTGTGCCCTTTGTGGTGAAAGGCGCACTGTTGCCGCCGAATCGCCACGAACAGCAGGAGTTCGAAGCCTGGGCGGCCACGATCCCGTGGATGAGGAAACGGCCGTCCAGCTTGCTGGACCTCAACCTGCGTGCCCGGCGTGATTCGCACTCCGAGAGCGCGCGGATCGAAGCGCTGCGGCTTTCTCCGGAGGATGGGGCTGCGATTCGGGGG belongs to Candidatus Binatia bacterium and includes:
- a CDS encoding radical SAM protein yields the protein MPGYVMRSTRATPRLPLHGRFDLTYRCNLDCRHCWLRLPAGAPEKGRELDLTEIRDLADQARALGCREWSLSGGEPMLRADFAEIFDYLTAGGAPYRLNTNGTLITPAIARLLRRKGAKMIALYGATPEVCDHVTRLPGSFERTMRGIDCLREAGAGFTVQVVPMRDNFHQLDDMIGLAESLGRPWRIGAAWLYLSASGDEERNAEIRRQRLAPADVIALDKPDPSGGGDADGTVCAGAPQASCEGGRQEARTDDRLFASCIAGRRDFHVDPYGQLSFCSFVKDPALRYDLRRGTVREAWEVFVPGVAERARGGSEYVEHCATCALRSECRYCPVYGYLERRRPAAPVEYLCGVARESRRFKQDWRANHRRYYRVGGLTVQVDADLPFAADTFASNVEAFRVDGPGEDNIVIRHHFSLPSLDPAKLGVEVYRQPPWAIYRKGGAWIYVGISPAGGGAPPHRVAVFDRDHGRGRIYSPDGENFRKGGLHALTLLPTDQILLSRVLADRDGCFLHSSGAIVNGQGLLFVGHSGAGKSTMVKLLQASARNAEGQGGGVGAEILCDDRNIVRRYPDGFRVFGSWSHGEVPAVSTRSAPLRAILFLEQASENRAEPVQDRRDIARRLLACLIKPLQTADWWNKTMLLVEAMARQVPCYRLRFDRSGQVVALLDEMTGREIRGVEDVA
- a CDS encoding radical SAM protein, which codes for MTAYAVVRRDGEGALWEGKPKPPGRLDVELTERCNLSCIHCYINRPAGDREARVREMSTERVQAVLRETAALGCFTVRFTGGEPLLREDFAELYRFARRLGLRVLVFTNATLITPEIADLFARVPPLEKIEITVYGMSPESYAAVTGVSTAYRAARRGIALLLERRVPFVVKGALLPPNRHEQQEFEAWAATIPWMRKRPSSLLDLNLRARRDSHSESARIEALRLSPEDGAAIRGRDRARYRADMAEFCGKFIGPPGEKLFSCGAGMGVGSVDAYGRVQTCLLLRHPDTVYDPAAVEETAVSEAGLSAARVRLFPAVRELRAQDPEYLVRCARCFLKGLCDQCPAKSWMEHGTLDTPVSYLCEVAHARARDLGLLAVGERAWEVTDWKSRVARLRAEAAGVHEASDAGGEERDRTWRLG